A region of Selenihalanaerobacter shriftii DNA encodes the following proteins:
- a CDS encoding D-glycero-alpha-D-manno-heptose-1,7-bisphosphate 7-phosphatase, protein MDIDRIGVFMDRDGTVSKEIGYVNHAARYELLPRTAAAIKLLNQKGIKAILATNQAGVARGYFPEERIKEVHNKLKRLLKEDDAYLDAIYYCKHHPDVGEGEYRLDCDCRKPKPGMLTRGEKEFGLDLERSYMIGDKISDVETAKRVGSKGILVLTGYGRGVYEYEQESWPVKPDYIAEDLYDAVEWIIDDIGLE, encoded by the coding sequence ATGGATATAGATAGGATTGGAGTCTTTATGGATCGAGACGGTACTGTAAGTAAAGAGATTGGCTATGTAAATCATGCAGCTAGATATGAATTATTACCTAGAACAGCTGCAGCCATTAAGTTATTGAATCAAAAAGGGATTAAAGCTATCTTAGCCACTAATCAAGCTGGAGTAGCTAGAGGTTATTTTCCAGAAGAAAGAATTAAGGAAGTACATAACAAATTAAAAAGATTACTTAAAGAAGATGATGCTTATTTAGATGCTATTTATTATTGTAAACACCATCCAGATGTAGGTGAAGGTGAATATCGACTAGATTGTGACTGTCGAAAACCTAAACCAGGGATGTTAACAAGAGGCGAAAAAGAGTTTGGATTAGATCTAGAAAGGTCATATATGATCGGAGATAAGATTAGTGACGTAGAGACAGCTAAACGTGTAGGCAGTAAAGGAATTTTAGTCTTAACCGGTTATGGCCGAGGAGTTTATGAATATGAACAGGAGAGTTGGCCAGTTAAACCAGATTATATAGCAGAGGATTTATATGATGCAGTAGAATGGATTATAGATGATATCGGTTTAGAGTAA
- a CDS encoding 4Fe-4S binding protein has protein sequence MKFTQHRKKLQIIGTILMFLLGLGLFNHKIGLIFIAVPIFAVLLSNVVGRFWCGWFCPRGSFLSTIISKVSRNKKIPKFLKSTTFKAIVATVLLTMFMIALLGYNPLIQDESPLVRAGAFMIFVCIVTTVLVAIPLGIIYKPRTWCSFCPVGWLQSAFSKNRKLNIEINDCKECGICAKECPIDIPEDYIGEEEVIDDANCLNCMVCADVCPFDVATPKFD, from the coding sequence ATGAAATTCACACAGCATCGTAAAAAACTACAAATTATAGGAACTATTCTCATGTTTCTATTAGGATTAGGTCTGTTTAATCATAAAATTGGTTTAATATTTATAGCTGTTCCGATTTTTGCGGTCTTACTTTCAAATGTCGTAGGTAGATTTTGGTGTGGTTGGTTCTGCCCTAGAGGTTCTTTTTTAAGTACAATAATTAGTAAAGTTTCGAGAAATAAAAAAATTCCTAAATTCTTAAAATCAACTACTTTTAAAGCAATTGTTGCTACCGTCTTATTAACAATGTTTATGATAGCTTTATTGGGATATAATCCTTTGATTCAAGATGAATCTCCTTTAGTTAGAGCAGGAGCTTTTATGATCTTTGTATGTATTGTAACTACTGTTTTAGTAGCTATTCCATTAGGAATTATTTATAAGCCTCGTACTTGGTGTTCTTTCTGTCCAGTAGGCTGGTTACAGTCTGCATTTAGTAAGAATAGAAAATTAAATATTGAAATTAATGATTGTAAAGAATGTGGTATTTGTGCTAAAGAGTGTCCAATAGATATTCCAGAAGATTATATAGGAGAAGAAGAAGTTATTGATGATGCCAACTGTCTAAACTGTATGGTGTGTGCTGATGTTTGTCCATTTGATGTTGCTACACCGAAGTTCGACTGA
- a CDS encoding (2Fe-2S) ferredoxin domain-containing protein, which produces MKSLAELQKLKESVETKIKLRHQEESIRVIVGMGTCGIAAGAREVITKLGEEIERRELGDVTLTQVGCMGLCEKEPIIKIEKTDGTKRTYGEIKADRVAKLVTQDIVNDQEIQEWLIGDN; this is translated from the coding sequence ATGAAATCATTAGCTGAATTACAGAAGTTAAAAGAATCAGTAGAAACTAAGATAAAACTCCGACATCAAGAAGAGAGTATTCGAGTAATAGTAGGAATGGGGACTTGTGGTATAGCTGCTGGAGCTAGAGAAGTGATTACTAAATTGGGAGAAGAGATTGAGAGAAGAGAATTAGGAGATGTCACTTTAACTCAAGTTGGGTGTATGGGTTTATGTGAAAAGGAACCAATTATTAAGATAGAAAAAACTGATGGTACTAAAAGAACTTATGGAGAGATTAAAGCAGACCGAGTAGCTAAGTTAGTTACTCAAGATATAGTTAATGATCAAGAAATTCAAGAATGGCTAATAGGAGATAATTAA
- a CDS encoding NADH-dependent [FeFe] hydrogenase, group A6 codes for MDVNIEVDGQEFEVESGQTILEAACELEIKIPTLCYLKDKNEIGACRICIVEVEGSGYQPACTFPVSDGLVIKTNSPRVRQLRRLNMELILANHPQECLQCERSTNCELQRLAKELGVEGVRFSGEVIDYELDDSTPSIVRDPNKCIQCRRCVSVCDKVQGVKALFPNHRGFETIISPAFNKSLEDVACSFCGQCIHACPVAAIKEKDNTKEVWQLLNDEKKHVVVQIAPAVRVSLGEEFGLDPGTLVADKLVTACRRLGFDKVFDTVFSADLTIMEEAHELISRLETGGSLPLLTSCSPGWIKYIEHFHNDLLPNLSTCKSPQQMFGAMAKSYYAKMKGINPEDIMVVSIMPCTAKKFEAAREEMEVDGIRDVDSVITTREFAKMIKMAGIDFLNLPGDKFDEPLGITTGAGDIFGVTGGVMEAALRTVYEKVNGDELERLEFDNVRGFAGVREAEVNLNGEEIKVAIINGLRNANDLLEAIKAGEKEYHFVEVMGCPGGCVGGGGQPIPTNEEIIAKRGNGLYSIDASKNIRKSHQNPVIEKIYENYLDNPGGSKAHDLLHTTYRSRDRY; via the coding sequence ATGGATGTAAACATAGAAGTAGATGGACAAGAGTTTGAGGTTGAATCTGGACAGACAATTTTAGAAGCAGCTTGCGAATTAGAAATTAAGATTCCAACCCTTTGTTACCTTAAAGATAAGAATGAAATAGGTGCTTGTCGGATATGTATAGTAGAGGTTGAAGGCAGTGGTTATCAACCTGCTTGTACTTTCCCGGTTAGTGATGGATTAGTAATTAAGACTAATTCACCAAGAGTGCGCCAATTAAGAAGATTAAATATGGAATTAATTTTAGCTAATCATCCCCAAGAATGTCTGCAATGTGAGCGGAGTACCAACTGTGAATTACAGAGGTTAGCTAAAGAGTTAGGAGTGGAAGGAGTTAGATTTAGTGGTGAAGTTATAGATTATGAATTAGATGATTCTACTCCTTCTATAGTAAGAGACCCGAATAAATGTATTCAGTGTCGGCGTTGTGTAAGTGTTTGTGATAAAGTCCAAGGGGTTAAAGCTTTATTTCCGAACCACAGAGGCTTTGAAACAATAATTTCCCCAGCTTTTAACAAATCTTTAGAAGATGTAGCTTGTTCTTTCTGTGGTCAATGTATTCATGCTTGTCCAGTAGCAGCTATTAAAGAAAAAGATAATACTAAAGAAGTTTGGCAATTATTAAATGATGAAAAGAAACATGTAGTTGTACAAATAGCGCCAGCAGTGAGGGTATCACTTGGTGAAGAGTTTGGTTTGGACCCGGGTACTTTAGTTGCAGATAAACTAGTAACTGCTTGTCGCCGTCTGGGTTTTGATAAAGTATTCGATACTGTCTTTTCGGCTGATTTAACAATTATGGAAGAAGCACATGAGTTAATCTCCCGTTTAGAAACTGGAGGTTCTTTACCACTTTTAACTTCATGTAGTCCAGGTTGGATTAAATATATCGAACACTTCCATAATGATTTACTACCTAATTTGTCTACTTGTAAATCTCCACAGCAAATGTTTGGAGCTATGGCAAAGAGTTATTATGCTAAAATGAAAGGAATCAATCCAGAAGATATTATGGTAGTTTCGATTATGCCTTGTACTGCTAAAAAGTTCGAGGCGGCTAGAGAGGAGATGGAGGTAGATGGAATTAGAGATGTAGATTCAGTAATTACTACTCGAGAATTTGCCAAGATGATTAAGATGGCAGGTATAGATTTTTTAAATCTACCAGGAGATAAATTCGATGAGCCGCTTGGGATTACTACTGGAGCTGGAGATATTTTTGGAGTAACTGGAGGAGTAATGGAAGCTGCTTTACGGACTGTTTATGAGAAAGTAAATGGTGACGAGTTAGAACGATTAGAATTTGATAATGTTAGAGGATTTGCCGGAGTTCGAGAGGCAGAGGTTAATTTAAATGGAGAAGAGATTAAAGTTGCTATTATAAATGGACTTAGGAATGCTAATGATTTATTAGAAGCTATTAAAGCTGGTGAAAAAGAATATCACTTTGTTGAGGTTATGGGATGTCCTGGTGGCTGCGTTGGTGGGGGTGGACAACCGATTCCTACTAATGAGGAAATAATAGCTAAACGGGGAAATGGGTTATATAGTATTGATGCCAGTAAAAACATAAGAAAGTCACATCAAAATCCAGTAATTGAAAAGATATATGAAAACTATTTAGATAATCCTGGTGGTTCAAAAGCACATGATTTATTGCATACTACTTACCGATCTAGAGATAGGTATTAA
- the nuoF gene encoding NADH-quinone oxidoreductase subunit NuoF, whose translation MKFQRAHILICGGTGCASSGCKEIETAFKEQLTKYELKDEISLIKTGCFGFCEIGPIVVVYPEGAFYCQIEADDVSKIVEEHLLKGRVVKDLLFTEPTTKEKVVEYKEIGFYKYQERIALRNCGNINPEDIEEYIAADGYQALGKAVTEFTPQKVIDIVKDSEIRGRGGGGFPTGLKWQFTADSASEKKHIICNADEGDPGAFMDRSILEGDPHSVLEAMAIAGYGVGANQGYIYVRAEYPIAVQRLRIAISQAREYGLLGENIFGSDFNFDIELRLGAGAFVCGEETALITSIEGNRGEPRPRPPYPASKGLWGQPTLINNVETYANIPLIISKGADWFKDLGTENSKGTKVFALAGDINNTGLVEVQMGTTLREVIYDIGGGIPDGKAFKAAQSGGPSGGCLPEEYLDIQIDYDTLMDAGSMMGSGGLIIMDEETCMVDIARFYLDFTKEESCGKCVPCREGTTRMLEILERITEGNGTPGDIEKLETLSEMIKDTALCGLGQTAPNPVLSTLEHFRAEYEAHIYGPECPAGTCTALVKYKIEADLCKGCGLCKQACSVGAIKGDKKEVHTIEQDPCIKCGACIEKCPFNAIRT comes from the coding sequence ATGAAATTCCAAAGAGCGCATATTTTAATTTGTGGAGGGACAGGTTGTGCTTCCTCAGGTTGTAAGGAGATTGAAACAGCATTTAAAGAACAGTTGACTAAGTATGAATTAAAAGATGAGATAAGCTTAATTAAGACAGGGTGTTTTGGTTTTTGTGAAATAGGTCCGATTGTGGTTGTTTATCCAGAAGGCGCTTTTTACTGTCAAATAGAGGCGGATGATGTATCTAAGATTGTTGAGGAACATCTATTGAAAGGTCGAGTTGTTAAAGATTTATTATTTACAGAACCTACTACTAAAGAGAAGGTAGTTGAATATAAAGAAATTGGTTTTTATAAGTACCAAGAAAGAATTGCTTTAAGAAACTGTGGAAATATTAATCCAGAAGATATTGAAGAGTATATTGCAGCCGATGGATACCAAGCTTTAGGAAAGGCAGTTACTGAGTTTACTCCACAAAAAGTAATCGATATAGTTAAAGATTCAGAAATTCGAGGTCGTGGTGGAGGTGGATTCCCTACTGGTCTAAAGTGGCAATTTACTGCTGATTCGGCAAGTGAAAAAAAGCACATAATATGTAATGCTGATGAAGGAGATCCTGGTGCTTTTATGGATAGAAGTATTTTAGAGGGAGACCCTCATAGTGTATTGGAAGCCATGGCTATTGCTGGGTATGGAGTTGGCGCTAATCAGGGATATATCTATGTCAGAGCCGAATATCCTATTGCAGTACAAAGATTGAGGATAGCTATTAGTCAGGCTAGGGAATATGGATTATTAGGTGAGAATATCTTTGGTTCTGATTTTAATTTCGATATTGAATTACGATTAGGAGCAGGGGCTTTCGTTTGTGGAGAGGAGACAGCATTAATTACTTCCATTGAAGGGAATCGTGGTGAGCCAAGGCCAAGACCTCCTTATCCAGCTAGTAAAGGCTTATGGGGCCAACCTACTTTAATTAATAATGTGGAGACTTACGCTAATATTCCATTAATTATTTCAAAAGGTGCAGACTGGTTTAAGGATTTAGGAACAGAGAATAGTAAAGGAACTAAAGTCTTTGCTTTAGCAGGTGATATTAATAATACTGGTCTAGTAGAGGTTCAGATGGGAACTACTTTAAGAGAAGTTATTTATGATATCGGCGGTGGCATTCCTGATGGTAAAGCATTTAAAGCTGCTCAAAGTGGTGGACCGTCCGGAGGTTGTTTACCAGAAGAATATTTAGATATTCAGATAGATTATGATACTTTAATGGATGCTGGATCTATGATGGGATCTGGTGGATTAATCATTATGGATGAAGAGACCTGTATGGTAGATATTGCTCGTTTTTATTTAGATTTTACTAAAGAGGAATCGTGTGGGAAATGTGTACCATGTCGAGAAGGAACTACTCGAATGCTAGAGATTTTAGAACGTATTACTGAAGGGAATGGAACGCCAGGGGATATTGAAAAACTAGAAACTTTAAGTGAAATGATTAAGGATACGGCCTTATGCGGCTTAGGACAGACTGCTCCGAATCCTGTTTTAAGTACTCTTGAACATTTTAGAGCTGAGTATGAGGCACATATTTATGGTCCAGAATGTCCAGCTGGAACTTGTACAGCTTTAGTGAAATATAAGATTGAAGCTGACTTATGCAAGGGTTGTGGTTTGTGTAAACAAGCATGTTCAGTTGGGGCAATAAAAGGTGATAAAAAAGAGGTGCACACTATTGAACAAGATCCCTGTATTAAGTGTGGGGCTTGTATTGAGAAATGTCCGTTTAATGCTATTAGAACTTAG
- a CDS encoding bifunctional heptose 7-phosphate kinase/heptose 1-phosphate adenyltransferase, which yields MKEPATYLPDFNKQNILVLGDIIADEFIIGQPERLSREAPVLILKHDDYSILPGGGTNAANNVAALGGQVYLAGVIGDDNAGDNLKSYLDDRGIKTKGLIIDKTRPTSVKTRILAGGGQTVKQQVVRIDKQENKDISKEIEDELLSYVEQIISKVDAIILSDYGNGVFTPRIKEEVIKLGNQNDKIIAVDSRYELLSFKDVTVATPNKEETEKALGIELDSEEKVQQAGERLLAEINADSILITLGGEGMTSFAEDGSSSHVPASNFTEVFDVTGAGDTVIGTLVLALASGADLEIAMKLANYAAGIVVRKTGVATTSPEELKEVLAE from the coding sequence ATGAAAGAACCGGCAACCTATTTACCTGATTTTAATAAACAAAATATTTTAGTTTTAGGAGATATTATCGCTGATGAATTTATTATTGGTCAACCAGAAAGATTATCAAGAGAAGCACCAGTACTTATTTTAAAGCATGATGATTATTCTATCCTACCTGGCGGAGGTACTAATGCTGCCAACAATGTTGCTGCATTAGGTGGACAAGTCTACTTAGCTGGAGTGATTGGTGATGATAATGCCGGAGATAATTTAAAAAGCTATTTAGATGATCGTGGCATTAAAACTAAAGGATTAATTATAGATAAAACGAGACCAACATCAGTTAAAACCCGTATTCTAGCCGGGGGAGGACAAACAGTTAAACAACAGGTAGTTAGAATTGATAAACAAGAGAATAAAGATATTAGTAAAGAAATTGAAGATGAATTATTATCGTATGTAGAGCAGATTATTTCTAAAGTAGATGCCATTATTCTTTCTGATTACGGGAATGGTGTCTTTACTCCACGGATAAAAGAAGAGGTCATTAAATTAGGTAATCAAAATGATAAGATAATAGCTGTGGATTCAAGGTATGAATTATTAAGCTTTAAAGACGTAACGGTTGCTACTCCAAATAAAGAAGAGACTGAGAAAGCATTAGGAATTGAGTTAGATAGTGAAGAGAAAGTCCAGCAAGCAGGAGAACGATTATTGGCTGAGATAAATGCAGATTCAATATTAATCACATTAGGTGGCGAAGGGATGACTAGCTTTGCTGAAGATGGAAGCTCATCACATGTGCCTGCGTCTAACTTTACTGAAGTCTTTGATGTAACCGGAGCTGGAGATACAGTGATTGGTACTTTAGTTTTAGCTTTAGCTAGCGGAGCTGATTTAGAGATAGCTATGAAATTAGCTAATTATGCTGCCGGTATAGTAGTACGTAAGACCGGTGTTGCTACTACAAGTCCCGAGGAATTAAAAGAAGTATTAGCTGAATAA
- a CDS encoding M14 family metallopeptidase, with protein sequence MNYKKLLAYIILLSLLTVSLFACQNNSSNNSPKPENDEPNQQENTPIVTVTPNYSYATMKEQVNKLDERYDNIDVTSIGKSVNNRKLFLLKLGNGDKKIIVTSGFHGRENITSLLTLKLLEEYAKHFDASQDIGNYDLHKLFNKVTFYFIPMLNPDGINIAIHGLSNQTNKDFYIKANEGNSEFKRWKANSRGVDLNKQFKADWEVVESKEEPHFESYKGPSPESEPESQALAQLTRKNKFAAAVSFHHSGSVIYWYYNQTGNQYDRDYQLAKKLSTKNGYELVDPEESDTRAAGYKDWFIKEFKKPGFTIEIGDGKVEGPLPPTKLIEYFEENREVLLELARNT encoded by the coding sequence ATGAACTATAAAAAATTGTTAGCATATATTATTTTATTAAGTCTGCTAACAGTTTCCTTATTTGCTTGCCAAAATAATTCTTCGAATAATAGTCCAAAACCTGAAAATGATGAACCAAATCAACAAGAAAATACACCTATTGTAACTGTAACTCCTAATTATTCTTATGCAACTATGAAAGAACAAGTTAATAAGTTAGATGAGAGATATGACAATATAGATGTAACTTCTATTGGAAAATCCGTCAATAATCGCAAGCTATTCCTTTTGAAATTAGGAAATGGTGATAAAAAAATTATAGTAACCAGCGGTTTTCACGGTAGGGAAAATATAACTTCATTATTGACACTAAAATTACTAGAAGAGTATGCTAAACATTTTGATGCTAGCCAGGATATAGGAAATTATGATCTGCATAAGTTATTTAATAAAGTAACTTTTTATTTTATTCCTATGCTAAATCCAGATGGAATTAATATAGCTATTCATGGTTTATCAAATCAGACAAATAAGGATTTCTATATTAAAGCTAATGAAGGAAATTCTGAGTTTAAGCGGTGGAAAGCTAATAGTAGAGGAGTAGATTTAAATAAACAGTTTAAAGCAGACTGGGAAGTAGTTGAATCTAAAGAAGAACCACATTTTGAAAGTTATAAAGGACCATCTCCTGAAAGTGAGCCAGAAAGTCAAGCCTTAGCTCAGCTAACTAGAAAGAATAAATTTGCAGCAGCAGTATCTTTTCACCATAGTGGTTCTGTTATCTACTGGTACTATAATCAAACTGGTAATCAATATGATAGAGACTACCAATTAGCCAAAAAATTAAGTACTAAGAATGGATATGAATTAGTTGACCCTGAAGAAAGTGACACTAGAGCAGCTGGTTATAAAGATTGGTTTATTAAAGAGTTTAAAAAGCCTGGATTTACTATTGAGATAGGAGATGGTAAGGTGGAAGGTCCTTTACCACCAACTAAGTTAATTGAGTATTTTGAAGAGAATAGGGAGGTTTTGTTAGAGTTAGCTAGGAACACTTAA
- the rfaE2 gene encoding D-glycero-beta-D-manno-heptose 1-phosphate adenylyltransferase, whose amino-acid sequence MSKKVIKLTNLKSTLKNKINSEAEIVFTNGCFDILHVGHVRYLQAAKAKGDILIVGVNSDLSVKQLKGEKRPVVPESERAEMLAALEMIDYVVIFDELTAKNTIEELQPDIYVKGGDYKIEELPEAEVVHEYGGKIKLVKEVKGASTTNIVKEILKRY is encoded by the coding sequence ATGTCAAAAAAAGTGATTAAATTAACTAATCTAAAATCTACTTTGAAAAATAAAATTAACTCAGAAGCGGAGATAGTCTTTACTAATGGTTGTTTTGATATTTTACATGTAGGTCATGTGAGATATTTACAAGCAGCTAAAGCTAAAGGAGATATTTTAATAGTAGGAGTTAATAGTGACTTATCAGTTAAGCAGTTAAAAGGAGAAAAAAGACCGGTTGTTCCTGAAAGTGAAAGAGCAGAGATGTTAGCTGCCTTAGAGATGATAGATTATGTGGTTATCTTTGATGAGCTGACAGCTAAGAATACTATTGAGGAATTACAACCAGACATTTATGTTAAAGGCGGCGACTATAAGATAGAAGAACTACCAGAAGCAGAGGTAGTTCATGAATATGGCGGTAAGATAAAACTCGTCAAAGAAGTAAAAGGAGCCTCAACAACTAATATAGTAAAAGAAATCTTAAAAAGATATTAA
- a CDS encoding CHASE2 domain-containing protein produces MQLKGRKLWIKVGVTVSFLIITFFYIGFFSNLELITLDYRFIAKHLFSEQFEKQESDITLVAVDQMSLSNLGNWPFSRKLHAKVIRNLTDAGAKVIGVDFIFNEENVENNSADKELIQATKEARKIIYPAVLDLEIERSWLRFKEDNIEIKGVKLPFKKLGREATDLGYINLIIDRDGLVRKLPTVNKSKKDYLPLSYQIITEYDDIEDNNLTKTGLINYVGPSQSFPKLSYYEVLNNDFSKELVEDKIILIGAMAPALGDKYLTPYSIFGPMYGVEIHANIIQTLLDKNTINKLNFTLISLIVLIIGLINSYFFVYRRPKIGVIILLIEFIFFILLSLYLFIQYALWLKVMPILFNIVMIYLVALGYHYFFADQKQMQLKESFAHYLPEELVNEILKNPEQIKLGGQRQQVTILFADIRGFTAYTEDHTPEEVVNKVNQYLSVMTRNILIYDGMLDKYIGDGIMAVFGAPLTDEKHLEKAIEAALEIREITQNIDDDLAVGIGISQGEVVAGNIGSKERMDYTVIGDAVNLAARLEEIARSEEILITTKDYKLLESKFTAESSRKVELKGKEGEFEIYNLKSMRG; encoded by the coding sequence ATGCAGTTAAAAGGAAGAAAATTATGGATTAAAGTTGGAGTTACTGTTAGTTTCTTAATCATTACCTTCTTTTATATAGGCTTTTTTTCTAATTTAGAACTAATAACTTTAGATTATAGATTTATAGCTAAACATTTATTTAGTGAACAGTTTGAAAAGCAAGAGTCAGATATTACATTAGTTGCAGTTGATCAGATGTCATTATCTAATTTAGGGAACTGGCCTTTTTCTAGAAAGTTACATGCTAAAGTGATTAGAAATTTAACAGATGCTGGAGCTAAGGTTATCGGTGTTGATTTTATTTTTAATGAAGAAAATGTGGAGAATAATTCAGCTGATAAAGAGTTAATTCAAGCTACAAAAGAAGCTAGGAAGATTATCTATCCTGCTGTTTTGGATTTAGAGATTGAACGAAGTTGGCTTAGATTTAAAGAAGATAATATTGAAATTAAGGGAGTTAAATTACCCTTTAAAAAATTAGGAAGAGAAGCTACTGATTTAGGATATATTAATTTAATCATTGATAGGGATGGATTAGTTAGGAAACTTCCTACTGTTAATAAGTCGAAAAAAGATTATTTACCACTTAGTTATCAAATTATTACTGAGTATGATGATATTGAAGATAATAATTTAACCAAAACAGGGTTAATTAATTATGTAGGACCATCGCAGAGTTTCCCGAAACTTTCTTATTATGAAGTGTTAAATAATGATTTTTCTAAAGAACTAGTTGAAGATAAAATCATTTTGATAGGGGCTATGGCACCGGCTTTAGGAGATAAGTACTTAACTCCTTATTCCATCTTTGGACCTATGTATGGTGTAGAGATTCATGCTAACATCATTCAGACACTTTTAGATAAAAATACAATAAATAAATTAAATTTTACGTTAATATCTTTAATAGTTTTGATAATTGGACTTATAAATTCTTATTTCTTCGTGTATAGAAGACCTAAGATAGGGGTAATTATCTTATTGATTGAATTTATATTTTTCATATTACTAAGTCTTTACTTATTTATTCAATATGCTTTATGGTTAAAGGTAATGCCGATCCTATTTAATATAGTAATGATTTATTTAGTTGCTCTAGGTTATCATTACTTTTTTGCTGATCAAAAACAGATGCAACTTAAAGAGAGTTTTGCTCACTACTTACCTGAAGAGTTGGTCAATGAAATTTTAAAGAATCCTGAACAGATTAAATTAGGTGGTCAAAGACAACAGGTTACAATCTTATTTGCGGATATTAGAGGCTTTACAGCATATACTGAAGATCACACTCCAGAAGAGGTAGTTAATAAGGTTAATCAGTACTTATCAGTAATGACAAGGAATATTCTTATTTATGATGGTATGTTAGATAAATATATTGGTGACGGTATAATGGCTGTTTTTGGTGCTCCCTTAACAGATGAAAAACATTTAGAGAAAGCAATAGAAGCTGCATTAGAGATTAGAGAAATTACTCAAAATATAGATGATGATTTAGCTGTGGGAATTGGAATTAGTCAAGGAGAAGTAGTAGCTGGCAACATTGGTTCAAAGGAGAGAATGGATTATACTGTTATTGGAGATGCTGTTAATTTAGCAGCTAGATTAGAAGAAATAGCTAGGTCGGAAGAAATTTTAATAACTACTAAAGATTATAAATTATTAGAATCTAAATTCACAGCAGAAAGCTCAAGAAAAGTTGAATTAAAAGGAAAAGAGGGAGAGTTTGAAATTTATAATTTAAAATCAATGAGGGGTTGA
- the nuoE gene encoding NADH-quinone oxidoreductase subunit NuoE, which produces MTEAKKSCPGCDGNNDDKRYQELDKVINKYKGEPGALIPVLHEAQKIFKYLPEEVQTYIARGLEISPNEVYGVVTFYSHFSTTPQGEYKIGVCMGTACYVKGAGKLIEEIEKELDVNVGETTPDRKFTLVQTRCIGACGLAPVITINDDVYGRLTPDQIPEILDKYRK; this is translated from the coding sequence ATGACTGAAGCTAAAAAAAGTTGTCCTGGCTGTGATGGTAATAATGATGATAAACGATATCAAGAGCTAGATAAAGTAATAAATAAATACAAAGGAGAACCAGGAGCATTAATTCCGGTCTTACATGAAGCCCAGAAAATATTTAAATACTTACCAGAAGAAGTTCAAACTTATATAGCTAGAGGCTTAGAGATCTCTCCTAATGAGGTATATGGAGTAGTTACCTTCTATTCTCATTTTTCAACTACTCCACAAGGTGAATATAAGATTGGAGTCTGTATGGGAACAGCTTGCTATGTTAAAGGAGCTGGTAAGTTAATTGAGGAAATTGAAAAAGAATTAGATGTTAATGTTGGTGAGACAACACCTGATCGTAAATTTACTTTAGTGCAAACGCGGTGTATTGGAGCTTGTGGTTTAGCACCGGTTATAACTATTAATGATGATGTTTATGGTCGTTTAACTCCAGACCAAATCCCTGAAATTTTGGATAAGTATAGAAAATAA